From a region of the Nothobranchius furzeri strain GRZ-AD chromosome 12, NfurGRZ-RIMD1, whole genome shotgun sequence genome:
- the sprn gene encoding shadow of prion protein produces the protein MSGMNQVVATCWTCLLLSAFLCDPALCKGGRGGSRGSSRGSPSRSSTAGTYRGGGAYGGTRSRFRAAGRTSPVRVASAAAAGAAVALTAEKWYASAYRRSNADSSDEELDYFNRTNYFDALFSSSSQHGSALFRVVSIIIATFSTTHGLVLDFIL, from the coding sequence ATGTCAGGGATGAACCAGGTTGTCGCGACCTGCTGGACCTGCCTTCTGCTCTCTGCCTTCCTGTGTGACCCTGCGTTGTGTAAGGGAGGTCGTGGGGGGTCCCGGGGCTCCTCTCGTGGATCTCCCTCCCGCAGCTCCACAGCTGGAACCTACCGAGGAGGAGGTGCCTACGGGGGGACTCGCTCCCGGTTCAGGGCAGCAGGGCGGACCTCCCCGGTGAGGGTGGCGAGTGCTGCAGCGGCCGGGGCAGCGGTGGCTTTAACGGCAGAGAAATGGTACGCGTCCGCCTACCGACGCAGCAACGCCGACAGCTCCGATGAGGAGCTGGATTACTTCAACAGGACCAATTACTTTGATGCACTGTTCTCCAGCTCGAGCCAACACGGGTCTGCTCTGTTTCGTGTGGTTTCGATCATCATTGCAACGTTTTCTACAACACATGGCCTCGTACTGGACTTTATACTATAA